A section of the Leptospira kobayashii genome encodes:
- a CDS encoding LA_2490 family SGNH/GDSL-type esterase — MNSFFRRAAVFFLVSAASLLLVEFALRFFNPPALQYYRDVKLLHAYHPDYGVSLQPNESRFVRHYSGAWEGRFTTNSLGQRGKKEPDPNASKLLCLGDSMVMGFGVSDEDTFCSQLDELELSGEKYQALNIGVDAYGSLGAAKRLEDMTNQLTNVKEVLFFISPNDFTMPEVLRNQGILPDDETDALHENDLVWKRNFHIQFEATRISFFLQALKLGYEQTKVQIAISQTSARTEIQSLFTNPLQYIKESFSRTPKKPICDLTKSETENQICPEPSLASEFPCTDKPSPPESLPPLPNVTIAAYERMIALSKAKNFKLTPVFLPMQMEEIFCYAQGKYSPLGNYSIQAESFWEKKKVDTIKLLPYVKKMCGAPFQKKTGEMGKAGIKDYFIPGDGHLTKIGNRWVSDALKEELKKGIR, encoded by the coding sequence ATGAATTCGTTTTTTCGTCGTGCTGCGGTATTTTTTTTGGTTTCCGCCGCAAGCCTTCTCCTCGTCGAATTTGCACTTCGATTTTTCAACCCTCCCGCCCTACAGTATTATAGAGATGTAAAGTTATTACACGCCTACCATCCGGATTATGGAGTGAGTTTACAGCCGAATGAAAGCAGATTTGTCCGGCATTATTCAGGAGCCTGGGAAGGCAGATTCACTACAAACTCTCTGGGACAAAGAGGCAAAAAAGAACCCGATCCCAATGCTTCGAAACTTCTTTGTTTGGGAGACAGTATGGTCATGGGATTCGGAGTCTCCGATGAAGATACGTTTTGTTCCCAATTGGACGAATTGGAACTCTCCGGCGAAAAATACCAAGCGCTCAATATAGGTGTGGATGCTTACGGTTCGCTGGGAGCGGCAAAACGTTTGGAAGACATGACAAACCAATTAACAAATGTTAAAGAAGTCTTATTTTTCATTTCACCGAATGATTTCACCATGCCGGAAGTATTACGCAACCAGGGAATTCTTCCCGATGATGAAACGGATGCACTTCATGAAAACGATTTGGTTTGGAAAAGAAATTTCCACATCCAATTCGAAGCTACCCGAATCTCGTTTTTTCTCCAAGCATTGAAGTTGGGATACGAACAAACCAAAGTCCAGATCGCTATTTCCCAAACATCCGCCCGAACGGAAATCCAATCCTTATTCACAAATCCTCTCCAATATATAAAAGAATCCTTTTCCAGAACTCCCAAAAAACCGATCTGCGACCTGACAAAATCGGAGACCGAAAATCAAATCTGTCCGGAGCCAAGTCTTGCAAGTGAATTTCCGTGCACGGACAAACCCTCTCCTCCCGAATCATTACCCCCTCTACCGAATGTCACTATTGCTGCTTACGAAAGGATGATTGCACTGAGCAAAGCCAAAAATTTCAAACTAACACCTGTTTTTCTACCAATGCAAATGGAAGAAATTTTTTGTTATGCTCAAGGCAAATATAGTCCTTTGGGAAATTATTCCATCCAAGCGGAATCCTTTTGGGAAAAGAAAAAAGTCGATACAATCAAACTCTTACCTTATGTAAAAAAAATGTGCGGAGCTCCGTTTCAAAAAAAGACCGGAGAGATGGGAAAAGCAGGTATAAAGGATTATTTTATACCCGGAGATGGCCACCTAACAAAAATAGGAAACCGATGGGTTTCAGATGCGCTTAAGGAAGAATTAAAAAAAGGTATTCGTTAA